A genome region from Rhodanobacter thiooxydans includes the following:
- the gloB gene encoding hydroxyacylglutathione hydrolase, producing MHLIPLPALADNYIWLLHDDDGNAIVVDPGDAAVVEQALVTHRLQLRAILLTHHHHDHIGGVPALRARHDVPVYAPDDERIDSATTRVRDGDRVELAAPSAHFEVIAIPGHTLSHVAYVGAGFLLCGDTLFSLGCGRLFEGTPAQMLASLDRLSQLPGNTLVCGGHEYTEANGRFARTVEPANADLQQRLQEVAALREQLRPTLPVPLARERATNPFLRVDADAVIAWCGRQGAGQSRVARFAAVRSAKDGFQA from the coding sequence TTGCATCTCATCCCGTTACCGGCGCTGGCCGACAACTACATCTGGCTGCTGCACGACGACGACGGCAACGCCATCGTGGTCGACCCGGGCGATGCCGCGGTCGTCGAACAGGCACTGGTCACGCATCGTCTGCAGCTGCGTGCGATTTTGCTGACCCATCACCACCACGACCATATCGGCGGCGTGCCGGCCCTGCGCGCGCGCCACGACGTGCCGGTCTACGCGCCGGACGACGAACGCATCGACAGCGCGACCACGCGGGTGCGCGACGGCGATCGGGTCGAGCTGGCCGCGCCCTCTGCGCACTTCGAGGTAATCGCGATTCCCGGCCACACGCTCAGCCACGTCGCCTACGTCGGCGCCGGTTTCCTGCTGTGCGGCGACACCTTGTTCAGCCTGGGCTGCGGCCGCCTGTTCGAAGGCACGCCGGCGCAGATGCTCGCCTCGCTGGATCGCCTCTCGCAATTGCCTGGCAATACCCTGGTCTGCGGTGGCCATGAGTACACCGAGGCCAACGGGCGCTTTGCGCGCACGGTCGAACCGGCCAACGCCGACCTGCAACAACGGCTGCAGGAGGTGGCCGCGCTGCGCGAGCAACTTCGCCCCACCCTGCCGGTGCCGCTTGCCCGCGAGCGGGCGACCAATCCGTTCCTGCGTGTCGATGCCGATGCCGTCATCGCCTGGTGCGGGCGGCAGGGCGCCGGGCAGAGCCGCGTCGCGCGCTTTGCTGCCGTGCGCAGTGCCAAAGACGGATTCCAGGCATGA
- a CDS encoding transglycosylase SLT domain-containing protein, translating into MPGCDADPAVLAWARHYTRHPRQFESQLQAVLPRLVYVQQVADRYDVAGEFVLLPWVESRFQPVAARKRRPAGMWQIMPMTAGAMGLRVDGHYDGRLDVPAAANAVMKLLEQYHEQFQDWRVADYAYNAGEFKIRQMIQTHGMPAEQPAIPHLPVRKVTREHLTRLLGMACVVREPERFNVSLPTLPDEQQLVRTELSRSMPITRAADHAGMSVEALRHLNPAFRSNTIDASTAPYLILPARHARQFRDALLEQASSAGGDLLASLGGGDIAARPVPDPSTARKTHTVRHGDSLWQIARAYSISVSQLQRWNRLGSHALKPGQTLTVSAPDQERSEQLPSPPQKRG; encoded by the coding sequence ATGCCGGGTTGCGACGCCGACCCCGCTGTGCTGGCGTGGGCCAGACACTACACGCGCCATCCGCGGCAGTTCGAAAGCCAGCTGCAGGCGGTGCTGCCGCGCCTGGTGTACGTGCAACAAGTGGCGGACCGCTACGACGTCGCCGGCGAGTTCGTGCTGCTGCCCTGGGTGGAAAGCCGCTTCCAGCCGGTAGCTGCGCGCAAGCGCCGCCCGGCCGGCATGTGGCAGATCATGCCGATGACCGCCGGCGCGATGGGGCTGCGTGTCGATGGCCACTACGACGGCCGGCTTGACGTGCCCGCCGCCGCCAACGCCGTGATGAAACTGCTTGAGCAGTACCACGAACAGTTCCAGGACTGGCGCGTGGCCGATTACGCGTACAACGCCGGCGAATTCAAGATACGCCAGATGATCCAGACGCACGGCATGCCCGCGGAGCAGCCGGCGATCCCGCACTTGCCCGTGCGCAAGGTGACGCGCGAACACCTGACCAGGCTGCTCGGCATGGCTTGCGTAGTGCGCGAACCGGAACGCTTCAACGTCAGCCTGCCCACGCTGCCGGACGAGCAGCAGCTGGTGCGGACCGAGCTCTCCCGCTCGATGCCGATCACGCGGGCGGCCGATCACGCCGGCATGTCGGTGGAGGCGTTGAGACACCTCAACCCGGCGTTCCGCAGCAACACGATCGATGCCAGCACGGCCCCCTACCTGATCCTGCCGGCCCGCCACGCCCGCCAGTTCCGCGATGCCCTGCTCGAACAAGCCAGCAGCGCCGGCGGCGATTTGCTGGCCAGCCTTGGCGGCGGCGACATCGCGGCCAGGCCGGTGCCTGATCCGAGCACGGCCCGGAAGACCCATACCGTGAGGCACGGCGACAGCCTGTGGCAGATCGCCCGCGCCTACTCGATCAGCGTCAGCCAGCTGCAGCGCTGGAACCGCCTGGGCAGCCATGCGCTGAAGCCTGGTCAGACCCTGACGGTAAGCGCGCCGGACCAGGAACGGTCCGAACAACTGCCGTCACCCCCGCAAAAGCGGGGATGA